One segment of Zhihengliuella halotolerans DNA contains the following:
- a CDS encoding PucR family transcriptional regulator produces MDVNPDVAPAPGRLTVAAVLEQEEIRTGSPEVLAGGNRLSEEVRWVHVADSAAVGGLLEGGELVLTTGQAFRHSAEATGRFLDDVTAAGAAGVVIELVDERSEPATGAIAHLRAAVVGRDLPVVLLTRKVRFVRVTQVAHRVLVGEQLARVERARHVHEVFTQLSLESASEQRIVDRTAILLDSPVVLEDVAHRVLAFHGEDSVGLLRDWVQRARGVGYLEATGRRGGPEDWLQTPVGVRGRRWGRLVVPGPLVDDDEASQVLERAGQALTLARMAGRDERELLYQAQSGLIHELRHSHTLGEGEARTRAAALGLAEAPYYLPVVFRLDRHPDEDPTGLQLRERALLEELTRVVGRARRSALVAGMNSGSLGVLLPVPARQLEDGLVEDLCARLTAARRGEQEPDWSVGVAPSRPGLVEAAAGLDEAVQVAEIAGTLETRRQPFFRFGDLRLRGLLSNLRADPRVATFAAAELAPLLEYDDDAGLDLLERFLAHGGNKSALARTGYLSRPALYARLAKLQDKLGVSLDDAESRTALHVAVLCHRLQE; encoded by the coding sequence ATGGATGTGAACCCCGACGTTGCTCCCGCCCCCGGCCGCCTGACCGTGGCGGCCGTCCTGGAGCAGGAGGAGATCCGCACCGGGTCGCCCGAGGTGCTGGCCGGCGGCAACCGGCTCTCGGAGGAGGTGCGCTGGGTGCACGTCGCCGACTCCGCGGCGGTCGGCGGGCTGCTCGAGGGCGGTGAGCTCGTGCTGACCACGGGGCAGGCGTTCCGCCATTCCGCGGAGGCGACCGGACGCTTCCTGGACGACGTGACCGCAGCCGGAGCGGCCGGCGTCGTCATCGAGCTCGTGGACGAGCGGTCGGAGCCGGCGACGGGGGCGATCGCTCACCTGCGCGCCGCCGTCGTCGGCCGGGACTTGCCGGTGGTGCTGCTGACGCGGAAGGTGCGGTTCGTCCGGGTCACGCAGGTCGCGCACCGGGTGCTCGTCGGCGAGCAGCTCGCCCGCGTCGAGCGCGCCCGCCACGTGCACGAGGTCTTCACCCAGCTCTCCCTCGAGTCCGCGAGCGAGCAGCGGATCGTGGACCGGACGGCGATCCTGCTCGACTCGCCCGTGGTGCTCGAGGACGTGGCGCACCGGGTGCTCGCGTTCCACGGGGAGGACTCCGTCGGCCTGCTGCGCGACTGGGTCCAGCGGGCGCGCGGGGTCGGATACCTCGAGGCCACGGGCCGTCGCGGCGGGCCGGAGGACTGGCTGCAGACGCCCGTCGGCGTGCGCGGGCGCCGGTGGGGACGGCTCGTAGTGCCGGGCCCGCTGGTGGACGACGACGAAGCCAGCCAGGTGCTCGAACGCGCCGGGCAGGCCCTGACTCTTGCCCGGATGGCCGGCCGCGACGAACGCGAGCTGCTCTACCAGGCGCAGTCCGGCCTGATCCACGAGCTGCGGCACTCGCACACCCTCGGCGAGGGCGAGGCGCGCACGCGGGCTGCGGCGCTGGGGCTCGCGGAGGCCCCCTACTACCTGCCCGTCGTGTTCCGACTGGACCGGCACCCGGACGAGGACCCGACCGGGCTGCAGCTGCGAGAGCGCGCCCTGCTCGAGGAGCTGACGCGGGTCGTGGGGCGGGCGCGGCGCTCCGCGCTGGTGGCCGGAATGAATTCCGGGTCGCTCGGCGTGCTGCTGCCCGTGCCGGCGCGGCAGCTCGAGGACGGCCTGGTGGAGGACCTGTGCGCGCGGCTCACCGCGGCGAGGCGCGGCGAGCAGGAGCCGGACTGGTCGGTGGGTGTCGCGCCCAGCCGGCCGGGGCTTGTGGAGGCGGCGGCCGGGCTCGACGAGGCCGTGCAGGTCGCCGAGATCGCTGGCACGCTCGAGACCCGCCGGCAGCCGTTCTTCCGCTTCGGCGACCTGCGGCTGCGCGGGCTGCTGTCGAACCTGCGCGCTGATCCGCGTGTGGCCACATTCGCCGCGGCGGAGCTAGCGCCCCTGCTCGAGTACGACGACGACGCGGGGCTCGACCTGCTCGAGCGCTTCCTCGCGCACGGCGGCAACAAGTCGGCGCTCGCGCGCACCGGCTACCTTAGCCGGCCGGCGCTCTACGCGCGGCTGGCGAAGCTGCAGGACAAGCTGGGGGTCTCGCTCGACGACGCGGAATCGCGCACGGCGCTGCACGTGGCCGTGCTCTGCCACCGGCTGCAGGAGTAA